In a single window of the Desulfofundulus luciae genome:
- a CDS encoding corrinoid protein, producing MTPEREKDILGRLAEGVLNYDEEMVRQAAQEALDEGMDANKAVFDGLVAGMKEAGDLYEKQEYFVPELLMCADALYAGLEILRPHMKSTKEGGGVKGQVVMGVVQGDVHDIGKNLVKIMFEASGFEVHDLGKDVPLEKFVEEQLRTDSEIVALSAMMTTTMVGMKDIIKAIKEKNPKAKIMIGGAPVTDEIADRFGADGYAKDASNALKEAINMIASLREL from the coding sequence ATGACACCTGAAAGGGAAAAGGACATTCTGGGGAGACTGGCCGAGGGTGTACTCAATTATGATGAGGAAATGGTGCGCCAGGCGGCCCAGGAGGCACTGGATGAGGGGATGGACGCAAATAAGGCGGTTTTTGATGGATTGGTGGCCGGTATGAAGGAAGCAGGTGACTTGTATGAAAAACAGGAGTACTTTGTCCCCGAGCTCCTTATGTGCGCCGATGCTTTGTACGCCGGGCTGGAAATACTCCGTCCGCATATGAAATCAACGAAAGAAGGCGGCGGGGTAAAAGGCCAGGTGGTCATGGGAGTAGTGCAGGGAGACGTGCACGATATCGGCAAAAACCTGGTGAAGATCATGTTTGAAGCTTCCGGTTTTGAGGTGCACGACCTGGGCAAAGACGTGCCCTTAGAGAAGTTCGTGGAGGAACAACTGAGAACCGATTCGGAGATTGTGGCCCTCTCGGCCATGATGACCACCACCATGGTGGGCATGAAAGATATTATTAAAGCTATTAAGGAGAAGAACCCCAAGGCCAAAATTATGATTGGCGGTGCTCCGGTAACCGATGAGATTGCCGACCGTTTTGGCGCGGATGGTTATGCCAAAGATGCCAGCAACGCCCTGAAGGAAGCCATAAACATGATCGCTTCTTTAAGAGAGTTGTAA
- a CDS encoding CobW family GTP-binding protein, which translates to MADFTDVYLITGFLGSGKTTFLNRLIRQFPRNRKLMVLMNEFGEIGVDGTLVAGEDLDILEISKGSIFCACVKTDFIKGLYEIAQKIKPDILLIESTGVANPVDLKKDLNLPIFKGRFQFKEQFCIIDAANFLDAFQVYASVEKQISSSTRFIINKIDLASREQVEEIKNLVKKYHPDPHFYEATYADINVAELLSLEQPLEGVRYEPGRPMSEEELERYVEELLSDIHESLTPPDLLMSASFFWKGGALSDLREMTARLPREVLRVKGFVQIEGRLHLYNYVMGQCTIEMQDVPVKENQINVLVFIAPPQIMPAVEKLMGDFNFVKTGEINRQEFFQKR; encoded by the coding sequence ATGGCTGACTTCACAGACGTTTATCTCATTACCGGGTTTTTGGGCAGCGGAAAAACCACTTTTTTGAATCGTCTCATCCGCCAGTTTCCCAGGAACCGGAAATTGATGGTATTAATGAATGAGTTTGGTGAAATTGGCGTTGACGGCACGCTGGTGGCCGGTGAAGACCTGGATATCCTGGAAATCAGCAAGGGGTCCATCTTTTGCGCCTGCGTGAAAACGGATTTTATCAAGGGCCTTTACGAGATTGCCCAAAAAATCAAGCCGGACATTTTGTTGATTGAATCTACCGGTGTGGCCAATCCCGTTGACCTCAAAAAGGACCTGAACTTGCCCATATTTAAGGGTCGTTTTCAGTTTAAAGAGCAGTTTTGCATTATCGATGCGGCCAACTTCCTGGATGCCTTCCAGGTCTATGCTTCGGTGGAAAAGCAAATATCCTCCTCCACCAGATTTATTATCAACAAGATCGACCTGGCTTCCCGGGAGCAGGTTGAAGAAATAAAAAATCTCGTAAAAAAGTACCACCCCGATCCCCACTTTTACGAGGCAACATATGCCGATATAAACGTGGCCGAGCTTTTATCTTTGGAGCAGCCGCTTGAAGGCGTGAGGTATGAACCGGGGCGTCCAATGAGCGAAGAGGAACTGGAACGGTACGTGGAAGAGCTGTTGTCCGATATTCATGAATCCCTTACGCCCCCCGACCTGCTAATGTCTGCATCCTTTTTCTGGAAGGGAGGCGCGCTATCCGATCTCCGGGAAATGACGGCCCGGTTACCCCGGGAAGTGCTCCGGGTAAAGGGCTTTGTGCAAATAGAGGGCCGGCTTCACCTGTACAACTATGTGATGGGCCAGTGCACCATTGAAATGCAAGATGTGCCGGTGAAGGAGAATCAGATCAATGTGCTGGTCTTTATTGCCCCGCCGCAAATCATGCCGGCAGTGGAAAAGCTCATGGGCGATTTTAACTTTGTGAAAACGGGGGAAATCAACCGCCAGGAATTTTTTCAAAAGCGGTAG
- a CDS encoding AAA family ATPase, with amino-acid sequence MAEAVRALPQEIQDGIEVFIWNVKTLEGINRKLELGARVIPAIALNNEVVYESTIPPQDELIAAILKCKDNFQWGDAGGSPVYLQEVTLTGFKSYATETVVNFKSGIGVIIGNNGVGKTNVLDAIAWAVGESDLQRLRCQQYGDLFFSGSQEYPPAETARVALTIKLGEDKKAPQVKLTRQARRQGTEEFFCDGVELTAAGYYQKLTELGLENVTKTVIRQGQVESFLQLGPADRFRYVKALFNEKVDGDLIGRINAHFKNFLSILVPEGGGELFLVDTSGEPGLAVEVVFPGKGRKNPLLLSGGEKTICSLAANLALFEELQSPFYLLDEVEPALDWIYHHHMQQLFKKLARNRQLIMITHLRSTIELADTLHGIRARRDGTSYAKFYFDMDERILRAYQCCC; translated from the coding sequence ATGGCCGAAGCGGTAAGGGCCTTACCGCAGGAAATACAGGACGGCATTGAAGTGTTTATCTGGAATGTGAAGACCCTGGAAGGAATCAACCGCAAACTGGAACTGGGGGCCAGGGTCATACCTGCCATTGCCCTGAACAACGAAGTGGTTTATGAGTCCACCATACCTCCCCAGGATGAGTTGATTGCCGCCATTTTAAAATGCAAAGATAATTTTCAATGGGGAGATGCAGGGGGGAGCCCGGTGTATTTGCAGGAAGTTACCTTAACCGGTTTTAAATCCTACGCCACGGAAACGGTGGTTAATTTTAAGTCCGGCATTGGAGTAATCATCGGTAATAATGGCGTGGGCAAAACAAATGTACTGGATGCCATTGCCTGGGCCGTGGGCGAGAGCGATCTGCAGCGGTTGCGCTGCCAGCAATATGGGGACCTGTTTTTCAGCGGGTCGCAGGAATACCCTCCGGCGGAAACGGCCAGGGTGGCCCTGACCATTAAGCTAGGTGAGGATAAAAAAGCCCCGCAGGTTAAGCTGACCCGGCAGGCCCGCCGCCAGGGAACGGAAGAATTCTTCTGTGACGGGGTTGAGCTGACGGCCGCAGGTTATTACCAGAAATTAACCGAACTGGGACTGGAAAATGTTACAAAAACAGTGATCCGGCAGGGTCAGGTGGAAAGCTTTCTGCAGCTGGGACCCGCGGATCGGTTTAGATATGTAAAAGCACTGTTCAATGAAAAGGTGGATGGAGATCTAATCGGCAGGATTAACGCCCATTTCAAGAATTTCTTGAGCATACTTGTCCCGGAGGGAGGGGGCGAGCTGTTCCTGGTTGATACCAGTGGTGAACCCGGCCTGGCCGTTGAAGTCGTTTTTCCTGGAAAAGGAAGAAAGAACCCGCTCCTTCTTTCCGGCGGTGAGAAAACCATCTGTTCGCTGGCCGCCAATCTGGCCCTTTTTGAGGAATTGCAGAGCCCCTTTTACCTGTTGGACGAAGTGGAGCCCGCCCTGGATTGGATATATCACCACCATATGCAGCAGTTATTCAAGAAGCTGGCCCGGAACAGGCAGCTGATCATGATCACCCACTTGCGAAGCACCATTGAGCTGGCCGATACCCTGCACGGGATTCGCGCCCGCAGGGACGGCACCTCCTACGCGAAGTTCTACTTTGACATGGACGAACGTATCCTAAGGGCTTACCAATGTTGTTGTTAA
- a CDS encoding helix-turn-helix domain-containing protein: MSLGQKIRDFRKERGITLTELANQLKISPSYLSAVERDIRKPSIPMLKRISEALNVSVSYLVGDTDDTVTGEKLRFMRESRGLSIQDLAEISELPASMLEKFENGQATPDLEDLKKLSEALNVTLRYFLDQTDRPDSLGYRLRKLRQKQGLTVAALAEKAGVSPGLLSQIENGQTTPLLDTLEKIARVLNTSVSYFLMKQEDVEDLLATLNSDILETLGDPNVQAVLRAVRDFDASEIKYILNFIQFFKQNRHLL; the protein is encoded by the coding sequence ATGAGTTTGGGGCAAAAAATCAGGGACTTTCGCAAGGAAAGGGGCATTACGCTGACCGAACTGGCCAACCAGCTAAAAATATCACCTTCTTACCTCAGCGCGGTGGAAAGGGATATTCGCAAGCCGTCCATCCCCATGTTAAAGAGGATCAGCGAAGCTCTCAATGTTTCAGTGAGTTACCTGGTAGGTGATACCGACGATACGGTCACCGGGGAAAAACTGCGCTTTATGCGGGAAAGCCGCGGCCTTTCCATCCAGGACCTGGCCGAAATCAGCGAACTGCCCGCGTCCATGCTGGAAAAGTTTGAAAACGGGCAGGCTACCCCGGATTTAGAGGATTTAAAGAAACTTTCCGAAGCCCTGAATGTAACCCTTCGCTATTTTCTTGATCAGACGGATCGTCCCGATAGCCTGGGCTACCGCTTGCGCAAGTTGCGGCAAAAGCAGGGATTGACAGTGGCCGCCCTGGCCGAGAAAGCGGGAGTTTCCCCGGGTTTGTTAAGCCAGATTGAAAACGGGCAAACCACCCCCTTGCTGGATACCCTTGAAAAGATTGCCAGGGTACTCAATACCTCAGTCAGTTACTTTCTGATGAAACAGGAGGACGTGGAGGACCTCCTGGCCACATTGAATTCCGATATTTTAGAAACCCTGGGAGATCCTAACGTTCAGGCAGTTTTGCGGGCAGTGCGGGATTTTGACGCCAGTGAAATAAAATATATTCTTAATTTCATCCAGTTTTTTAAACAAAACCGTCACCTGCTCTGA
- a CDS encoding TIGR03905 family TSCPD domain-containing protein has translation MYIYKTKGICPPEIHFQLAGNILTGVRFVGGGCRGNAQLISRLLEGRELSEVLPLLKGIQCRNDTSCPDQLFQAIQLAREGKLREEEPITIYEAPASYQRVAVIAEVNGNVEALRVALRQPVEAVFCLGNLTGPAGDNDGVVELVRREKLVFIQGPFDRTLPCTKPENREFLRRAPLYLRFQLGRCRVLGFYSGFIQELSGFSDYAPYSLELLMVSNLSDYLRNESVFSALEAMTEQFSVDLVLFASTNEWKHVRLGKVDFINVGPLKEDGQFKYALLEWAGEELQVSFETVKA, from the coding sequence ATGTATATATACAAGACCAAGGGGATTTGTCCGCCCGAAATCCACTTTCAACTGGCGGGAAATATCCTGACCGGCGTGAGGTTTGTGGGCGGGGGCTGCCGGGGCAACGCCCAGCTCATCAGCCGCCTGCTGGAGGGCCGGGAGCTAAGTGAAGTGCTCCCCCTCCTGAAAGGAATTCAATGCCGGAATGACACATCCTGCCCCGACCAGCTATTCCAGGCCATCCAGTTGGCCCGGGAGGGGAAGCTCAGGGAAGAGGAGCCGATCACTATTTATGAAGCTCCAGCGTCCTATCAAAGGGTAGCGGTAATTGCCGAGGTAAACGGAAATGTTGAGGCATTGCGGGTAGCGTTGCGCCAGCCTGTTGAAGCCGTTTTCTGCCTGGGTAACCTTACCGGTCCGGCAGGGGACAACGACGGGGTGGTTGAACTGGTGCGAAGGGAGAAGTTGGTTTTTATACAGGGCCCATTTGACCGTACTCTCCCCTGTACCAAACCGGAGAATCGAGAATTTCTCCGGCGGGCACCCCTCTATCTGCGGTTTCAACTGGGGCGGTGCCGTGTCCTGGGGTTTTACAGCGGTTTTATCCAGGAATTAAGCGGCTTTTCGGATTATGCCCCCTATTCCCTGGAGTTGCTCATGGTGAGCAATCTATCCGACTACTTGCGCAATGAGAGCGTCTTTTCCGCCCTGGAAGCCATGACCGAACAGTTTTCCGTCGATTTGGTTCTCTTTGCTTCTACCAATGAGTGGAAACATGTACGCCTGGGTAAAGTGGACTTCATTAACGTGGGTCCTCTAAAAGAGGACGGCCAGTTTAAATACGCCTTGCTGGAGTGGGCGGGGGAAGAATTACAAGTTTCCTTTGAAACGGTGAAGGCATAG
- a CDS encoding ABC transporter substrate-binding protein: protein MRIVSLVPGHTETLFALGLGEKVVGVTAHCDYPPQATGKEQVGLFNRPDVGRIISLRPDLVLAGGAIHRGCVEELRRAGITVFDFAPRRVAELLEGMEEIVRITLAGEAGRSAVATFRARVAGLREKVARRSRIRVLFVMGEKTLVTPGPASCQYDALRVAGADLLPAAYEPAVLLSRSEIRRFNPEVILACGRVSGEPPKKRCPGCDLPERPCVRDVADMLNHPLLTGVDAVEKKCVHAVPCHWLCRPGPRLIDGMERVAQLLQKISRPLTG, encoded by the coding sequence ATGCGTATTGTCTCGCTGGTACCCGGTCATACGGAAACCCTTTTCGCCTTGGGGCTTGGCGAGAAGGTGGTGGGGGTTACCGCCCACTGTGATTACCCACCACAGGCAACGGGTAAAGAACAGGTTGGTCTTTTTAACCGTCCGGACGTAGGCAGGATTATCTCGTTGCGGCCCGACCTAGTCCTGGCCGGGGGAGCTATACACCGGGGTTGCGTGGAAGAGCTGCGCCGGGCGGGAATAACGGTTTTTGACTTTGCACCCCGCCGGGTTGCGGAACTGCTGGAGGGAATGGAAGAGATAGTGCGTATTACACTGGCCGGTGAAGCGGGCCGTTCGGCGGTGGCCACGTTCAGGGCCAGAGTAGCCGGGCTCCGCGAAAAGGTGGCACGCCGTTCCCGTATCAGGGTTCTTTTTGTCATGGGTGAGAAGACCCTGGTTACGCCCGGACCGGCTTCCTGCCAGTATGACGCCCTGAGAGTGGCCGGAGCTGATCTTTTGCCCGCCGCCTACGAACCCGCCGTTTTGCTTTCCCGTAGCGAGATACGTCGCTTTAACCCGGAAGTAATTTTGGCCTGCGGTCGGGTTTCCGGTGAACCGCCAAAAAAGAGGTGCCCGGGCTGCGACCTGCCGGAACGCCCCTGCGTACGGGATGTGGCAGACATGCTGAACCACCCCCTGTTGACGGGGGTTGACGCGGTAGAGAAGAAATGCGTCCATGCCGTTCCCTGCCACTGGTTGTGCCGGCCCGGACCACGCCTAATCGACGGGATGGAGAGGGTGGCCCAACTGTTGCAGAAAATTTCTCGTCCGCTAACCGGCTAA
- a CDS encoding corrinoid protein, which translates to MLGSQKERELLSRLREAVINFDEEAVVETAKECIERGMDATRAIFEGLVPGIEEVGRLYEEEIYFIPEMLLCADALYRGLELLREHVVKKDVGVRGRVLIGVVEGDIHDIGKNIVKMMFEASSFEVYDLGRDVPLETFIREYRRLKPDLVCLSAMMTTTMLRMKPLIARLKEENPQVRIMVGGAPVTEHVAARWGAHGYAPNAPRALKAAIDLLVAVRNHLAGRTAG; encoded by the coding sequence GTGCTGGGTTCGCAAAAGGAGAGGGAACTTCTCAGTCGCCTGCGGGAAGCGGTAATCAACTTTGATGAGGAAGCTGTGGTGGAGACGGCTAAGGAATGCATAGAAAGGGGGATGGATGCCACCCGGGCCATTTTTGAAGGGCTGGTGCCGGGAATTGAAGAGGTGGGCCGTCTTTATGAAGAAGAGATATATTTCATCCCCGAAATGCTTTTATGTGCCGACGCCCTCTACCGGGGCCTGGAGCTGCTCCGGGAGCACGTGGTCAAAAAAGACGTGGGCGTCAGGGGAAGGGTGCTCATCGGGGTGGTGGAAGGGGATATCCATGACATCGGTAAGAACATCGTGAAGATGATGTTTGAGGCTTCCTCCTTCGAGGTTTATGATCTGGGGAGGGATGTACCCCTGGAAACTTTTATCCGGGAATACAGGAGGCTAAAACCAGATCTGGTTTGTCTTTCGGCCATGATGACCACCACCATGCTTAGAATGAAGCCGCTGATTGCCAGGCTGAAAGAGGAAAATCCGCAGGTGCGGATTATGGTGGGCGGGGCGCCGGTAACCGAACACGTAGCTGCCCGCTGGGGAGCCCACGGTTACGCTCCCAATGCCCCCCGGGCTTTAAAAGCGGCCATCGACCTGCTGGTGGCGGTGAGAAATCACCTCGCCGGCCGTACCGCAGGATGA
- a CDS encoding thioredoxin family protein, with protein MPVKMEVFSGNPPCPGCLEMIKLCEAVAGEYGGEIDFKKYVGEEGLEKFNEYNMFCVPAVVINGYIKIEGVVPTRFTLLNALREGGLCLK; from the coding sequence GTGCCCGTTAAAATGGAGGTCTTCAGCGGTAATCCTCCCTGTCCCGGGTGCCTGGAGATGATCAAACTTTGTGAGGCAGTGGCCGGCGAATACGGAGGGGAAATAGATTTTAAAAAGTATGTGGGTGAAGAGGGGCTGGAGAAGTTTAACGAATACAACATGTTTTGCGTTCCGGCGGTGGTGATCAACGGTTATATTAAAATCGAAGGGGTTGTTCCCACCCGTTTTACCCTTTTGAACGCATTGAGGGAGGGTGGATTATGTCTAAAGTAA
- a CDS encoding cobalamin B12-binding domain-containing protein — protein sequence MLEPEREWQELQLHLLTRLKKAVVEHNEEELLTAIEDAFREGLDARKAIFEGLVPGMEEVSRLYEEGVYYIPELLLCAEVLYRGLAVFKEHVEKKDLGIKGTVIIGVVEGDIHDIGKNLVKMMLEGAGFEVIDLGRDVPLHRFLSEHRKVRPDIVCLSTMMTTTLAEMKKVIKELRERNPRVKIMVGGAPLSECMAKRWGASGYAPDAHQALKKAVEIMLSVKKSCHES from the coding sequence GTGCTGGAGCCGGAACGGGAATGGCAAGAACTGCAACTGCATTTATTGACCAGGCTGAAAAAAGCGGTTGTGGAACATAACGAAGAAGAACTGCTTACCGCTATTGAAGATGCCTTTCGTGAAGGTCTGGATGCCCGCAAGGCCATCTTCGAAGGACTGGTTCCCGGCATGGAGGAGGTCAGCCGGCTCTACGAGGAAGGGGTTTACTATATTCCCGAGTTGCTCCTCTGTGCCGAGGTATTATACCGGGGGCTGGCTGTTTTCAAAGAACATGTCGAGAAAAAAGATTTGGGCATTAAAGGTACGGTAATTATCGGGGTGGTGGAAGGAGATATCCATGACATTGGCAAAAATCTGGTAAAAATGATGCTGGAGGGGGCCGGTTTTGAGGTAATTGATCTGGGGCGGGACGTGCCCCTGCACAGGTTCCTGTCCGAACACCGTAAAGTGCGCCCCGACATTGTTTGTCTTTCCACCATGATGACCACCACCCTGGCCGAAATGAAAAAGGTGATCAAGGAACTGCGGGAACGCAACCCCCGGGTAAAAATTATGGTCGGGGGTGCCCCCTTGAGCGAGTGCATGGCCAAACGCTGGGGGGCCAGCGGCTATGCCCCCGACGCCCACCAGGCTTTAAAAAAGGCAGTGGAAATTATGCTTTCGGTGAAGAAAAGCTGTCATGAATCATAG
- a CDS encoding thioredoxin domain-containing protein — MAEAVKALPQEIKDIIEVHEWDMRTREGIKRFLELKAKSLPSIALDNELVFEAVIPPQEDLIAAIKARYAG; from the coding sequence ATGGCGGAAGCGGTAAAGGCTTTACCGCAGGAAATTAAGGACATAATCGAGGTCCACGAGTGGGACATGAGGACGCGGGAAGGAATAAAACGTTTCCTGGAGTTAAAGGCGAAATCCCTGCCCAGCATTGCCCTGGACAACGAACTGGTCTTTGAAGCCGTTATTCCGCCGCAGGAGGATTTGATCGCGGCCATTAAAGCAAGATATGCCGGTTAG
- a CDS encoding HUIPC motif thioredoxin-like (seleno)protein, translating into MRPILIEIIYEGDHCIPCVYMLETVEEAIGDMGDRVKLELVYLRQETGGRRYKELSEGLGGPAPIPSIFINGRLYFSTTPPVEELKQTLQGLLQAGE; encoded by the coding sequence GTGAGACCCATCCTTATCGAAATCATCTATGAAGGCGACCACTGTATCCCTTGTGTTTACATGCTTGAAACAGTGGAAGAGGCCATAGGCGATATGGGGGACAGGGTGAAGCTGGAACTGGTCTACCTCCGGCAGGAAACGGGCGGCCGTCGTTACAAGGAGCTGTCGGAAGGGCTGGGCGGGCCGGCTCCCATCCCGTCCATTTTCATTAACGGAAGGTTGTATTTCAGCACCACACCGCCGGTGGAAGAGCTAAAACAGACCCTGCAGGGGCTCTTACAGGCGGGTGAATAG
- a CDS encoding uroporphyrinogen decarboxylase family protein: MAKQMLIDAIRGKRTPRAPWVPYAGVHCAFVIGEPADKFLKDPQLLAKGVVETARKYKADGIPLVFDLSVESESMGLEIKYWKDNVPSVQSHPLSDKTVEEAGLKVPGPNDGRWPVLFEAARIAKPQLDELDCALMGLACGPLTLASHLAGVRIFTDVVKNKEKAHHVLKFCAQVVKKSVEMYCDMDCDIIAIVDPVASQIRNETFKEFVHPYCQDAIAVIHERGKTSSFFICGDATKVLESVCQIGTHGFAIDEQLNLTFVRDLARKYGVGFGGNLKLTLAMSLGIVSPREDAIVSLAAGGTHGYVFAPG, encoded by the coding sequence GTGGCGAAGCAAATGTTAATTGATGCCATCCGGGGGAAGAGAACCCCGAGGGCACCGTGGGTTCCTTATGCCGGCGTCCACTGTGCCTTTGTGATTGGCGAACCAGCGGACAAATTTCTAAAGGACCCGCAGCTGCTTGCCAAGGGTGTGGTTGAAACGGCCAGGAAGTATAAGGCTGACGGGATTCCCCTGGTTTTCGATCTTTCCGTGGAGTCCGAATCCATGGGATTAGAAATCAAGTACTGGAAGGACAACGTCCCATCGGTCCAGTCTCACCCCTTATCCGACAAGACCGTGGAGGAGGCCGGCCTGAAGGTTCCGGGTCCCAACGACGGCCGCTGGCCGGTGCTTTTCGAGGCCGCCAGGATTGCCAAGCCCCAGCTGGACGAACTGGATTGTGCCTTAATGGGCCTTGCCTGCGGGCCGCTCACCCTGGCAAGCCACTTAGCTGGTGTGCGCATCTTTACTGATGTGGTCAAGAACAAGGAAAAGGCACATCATGTATTAAAGTTCTGTGCTCAAGTTGTCAAGAAGTCGGTGGAAATGTATTGCGACATGGACTGTGATATTATCGCCATCGTAGACCCGGTAGCCTCACAGATCCGGAACGAAACATTTAAGGAGTTTGTTCACCCCTATTGCCAGGATGCCATCGCCGTCATTCATGAAAGAGGAAAGACATCCAGCTTCTTTATTTGCGGCGACGCCACAAAGGTGCTGGAGTCCGTTTGTCAGATTGGTACCCACGGATTTGCTATAGACGAGCAGTTAAACCTGACATTTGTGCGGGACCTGGCCAGGAAATACGGGGTTGGTTTTGGCGGCAACCTGAAGCTTACCCTGGCCATGTCCTTGGGGATTGTTTCACCGCGGGAGGATGCCATTGTCAGCCTGGCTGCCGGTGGTACGCACGGTTATGTATTCGCCCCTGGATGA
- a CDS encoding MIP/aquaporin family protein — protein sequence MTGDYGHSFAGELLGTFMLVFFGCSTVAVTVLFSAHTGLFQVAVVWGISVTLAIYATRHLSCAHLNPAVSLAMVIAGRMDVRKLPVYWVAQLTGGFLAGAAVYAIFSPSMAVVEAARHIVRGAPESVLTAMLFGEYYPNPFSPVLCSVSPAGAFAVEALGTFWLVLIIFALTEGCNVGRPSSDVAPILIGLTITVLISIFAPLTMAGFNPARDFGPRLFAFLAGWGKVAIPGPRGGFFTIYILAPLVGGSLASLLFHKLLEPLMRGKHGACSCKDHFSL from the coding sequence ATGACGGGGGATTACGGGCACAGTTTCGCCGGTGAATTGCTGGGCACCTTTATGCTGGTGTTTTTCGGGTGCAGTACGGTGGCTGTAACAGTGCTTTTTTCGGCCCATACAGGACTTTTTCAAGTGGCCGTGGTCTGGGGGATTAGTGTGACTCTGGCCATATATGCCACCCGGCATCTTTCATGCGCCCATTTAAATCCGGCCGTCAGTCTGGCCATGGTCATTGCCGGTCGTATGGACGTGAGAAAACTGCCCGTATACTGGGTGGCCCAGTTAACTGGTGGTTTTCTGGCCGGTGCTGCCGTTTATGCCATTTTTTCCCCTTCCATGGCCGTTGTGGAAGCTGCCCGGCATATTGTGCGCGGTGCTCCCGAATCCGTGCTAACCGCCATGCTTTTCGGCGAATATTATCCCAATCCGTTTTCCCCCGTGCTCTGTTCTGTTTCTCCAGCAGGTGCTTTTGCGGTGGAAGCTCTGGGTACCTTCTGGCTGGTGTTAATTATTTTCGCCCTGACTGAAGGATGCAATGTGGGTCGGCCTTCCAGCGACGTAGCGCCCATTTTAATCGGACTGACCATAACTGTTCTGATCAGCATTTTTGCTCCCCTGACCATGGCTGGATTCAACCCGGCCCGGGATTTCGGCCCCAGGTTGTTTGCCTTTCTGGCCGGTTGGGGGAAGGTGGCCATTCCCGGTCCCCGGGGTGGTTTTTTCACCATATATATACTTGCCCCTTTGGTAGGCGGTTCTTTGGCATCCCTGTTGTTCCACAAGCTGCTGGAGCCCTTGATGCGCGGTAAGCACGGCGCTTGCAGTTGCAAGGATCATTTTTCCCTGTAG
- a CDS encoding thioredoxin family protein, with product MGNRVSILVFGTSPPCQKCLQAEREARQAAAQFPPGEVTVEKQDAFSETGQKYGVMITPAVVINGRMVAAGRLLTEPELVELIKKERGD from the coding sequence ATGGGAAACAGGGTGAGCATACTGGTCTTTGGCACCTCACCTCCATGCCAGAAATGCCTGCAGGCCGAAAGGGAGGCCCGGCAGGCGGCGGCTCAGTTTCCTCCGGGAGAGGTGACGGTGGAAAAACAGGACGCCTTTTCGGAAACAGGACAAAAATACGGGGTCATGATCACTCCCGCCGTGGTGATAAACGGCAGGATGGTGGCTGCCGGCAGGTTGCTTACGGAACCGGAACTGGTGGAGCTGATCAAGAAAGAGAGGGGGGATTGA